CGCGTGGTCGACGATCCCGCAACCCTCGCACGTGCCCGTCGGGACACCTGGGTCATCTCGGTCTGGCGGAGCCTGCAAAACGCGCCGATCGCGAACCCCGTGTGCGTCGTTCGCCCGACAGCGACCGCCGAGGTGAGCGCCGTGCTCCGGTACGCGACCCGCGAGCGCGTGGCGGTCGTTCCTTTCGGCGCCGGTTCCGGCGTATGCGGCGCGGTCCTGGCACCGGAGCACTCGATCGTCGTGGATCTCGGAGCGATGCGGACGTTGAAGCACATCGACGGAACCGCCCTGCTGGCGACCGTCGAACCCGGGCTTCTCGGTTCGGAGTTCGAGCAGAGTTTGAACGACGCGGGGTACTCGATGGGCCACTTCCCGCAATCGATCGCCTTGTCGTCGGTCGGTGGCTGGGTCGCGACCCGCGCCGCAGGTCAGTTCTCGACCAAGTACGGCAACATCGAGGACATGCTGGTCGCGTTCGAGGCGGTGCTGCCCGACGGTGAGGTGGTGCGCACGCGCGCCGTACCGCGGACAGCCGGGGGGCAAGACCTGCGACACCTCTTCCTCGGCGCCGAGGGCACGACGGGCATCCTGACCGAGCTGACGTACGAGATTCACCCGCTGGCGCCGTCGACCGAGAAGGTGGCGATCGCGTTCCCATCGATGAGCGTGGGCCTCGAGGCGCTTCGCCGTGTGATGCGCTCGGGGTGGCGCCCGGCCGTCCTGCGGCTCTACGACGAGATCGAGGCGGGCCGATCCTTCGCGGGCGCGGCCAATGACGGCGAAAGCCTGCTGCTGGTCCTGACCGAGGGCCCACCCGAGCTCACCCGCGTGGAACTCGACGGCGCGATCCGCGTCGCCGGTGATGTGGGCGGTCGGGTCGTCGGCGCCGCGCCGGTCGACAGCTGGCTCCATCATCGCAACGCGGTTCCGGGGTTCGAGTACTTCCTCAACCAAGGCATGGTCGTCGACACGATCGAGGTGGCATCGACCTGGGACCGGATCGACCGCCTCTACGCCGGCGTTCTGGCGGGAATGCGCGCCGTCCCAGGAATCCTCGTCGCGTCGGGCCACAGCTCTCACAGCTACGCGACGGGTACCAACATCTACTTCACCTTCGCCGGAAGGCCGGACCGACCCGAGGATCTCGAGGATCTCTACTTCCGCATCTGGAACGCCGCGATGGAGGCGACCCTCGCGGCCGGCGGGACCATCTCGCATCACCACGGCATCGGCCGAGTTCGCCGAGAATGGCTTCCACGCGAGCTCGGGTCGGCGTATCCGCTGCTGACGAAGATCCGCCAGGCTCTGGATCCGCTCGGGATCATGAACCCGGGAGCACTGCTCCCCGACCCCACGAGCCGCCGCGCTTGAGCTCGCACGTCCTCGCCATCGATGAGGGCGGCAGCGGCGTCCGCGCCTACATCTTCGACCACGACGGGCGTGAGGTCGCGACGGCCCATTCGGAGATCTCGCTCCTTTGTCCCCGACCGGGTTGGGTCGAGCACGACCCGCTCGAACTCTGGACCCGCTCGCTCGAAGTAGCGCGCGCCGCCCTGAAGCGCGCTGGGATACCGGCCACGGAGATCGCGGGGCTCGGCATCTGCAACCAGCGTGCTTCCGCGCTGGTATGGGACGCCGACACCGGAAAGCCGATCTATCCCGCCATCGGCTGGCAGGATCTCCGGACCGTCGAGTACTGCAACGATCTCGGACGGCGCGGCTACATCTTGAGCCCGCTGCAATCCGCGTCCAAGTTCTCGTGGGTCCTGGAGAACGTCCCGGGCGCGCGGGCGCGCGCCGATGCCGGACGCCTTCGGTTCGGCACGGTCGATACCTGGCTCACGTGGCAGTTGTCGGGCGGAACGTCTCACGTCACCGACGACTCGAACGCCTCGTGCACGGGGGTCTACGATTTCCTGACCGGCGGCTGGGACGCGGCGTTGCTCGAGAGCCTGCACCTGCCGCACGCGAGCTTTCCGGCGATCGTTTCGACGAGCGCGATCGCCGGAGTCACCGACACGAACCTGTTCGGCGCCCCGATCCCGCTTGCCGCGCGTGCAGGAGATCAGCAAGCCGCAATGTTCGGACAGCTCCGCATCCAGCCCGGGATGATGAAGATCACCTATGGAACGGCGGCGATGATGGACCTCAACGTCGGCCCGTCCATTCGCTTGTCCCCGAACGGCTGCTTCCCGCTCGTGCTGTGGGAGCTCGATGGCGCACGATCGTATTGTCTCGAAGGAAGCGCCGTGACCGTCGGGGCCGCCATGCAGTGGCTCCGGGACGGGCTCGGCATCCTCTCGGACGTGGCGGACTCGGAGGCGATCGCGAGGAGCGTCGAGGACAGTGGTGGCGTCTGGTGTATTCC
Above is a genomic segment from Deltaproteobacteria bacterium containing:
- the glpK gene encoding glycerol kinase GlpK; its protein translation is MSSHVLAIDEGGSGVRAYIFDHDGREVATAHSEISLLCPRPGWVEHDPLELWTRSLEVARAALKRAGIPATEIAGLGICNQRASALVWDADTGKPIYPAIGWQDLRTVEYCNDLGRRGYILSPLQSASKFSWVLENVPGARARADAGRLRFGTVDTWLTWQLSGGTSHVTDDSNASCTGVYDFLTGGWDAALLESLHLPHASFPAIVSTSAIAGVTDTNLFGAPIPLAARAGDQQAAMFGQLRIQPGMMKITYGTAAMMDLNVGPSIRLSPNGCFPLVLWELDGARSYCLEGSAVTVGAAMQWLRDGLGILSDVADSEAIARSVEDSGGVWCIPAFQGLGTPYLDPGARAVIGGLSRATGRAQIIRAVLEGIAFRCGEVIEALRADAPESTLDVVRVDGGAARNDFLMQCQADVTGVPVERPVVFDAACLGAAYLAGLATGFWRDVAELDRMWRRDKSFEPRWSSEERTERMARWKRIVELGRRQP
- a CDS encoding FAD-binding oxidoreductase, whose translation is MRTAERIRYDLHDLLDPARVVDDPATLARARRDTWVISVWRSLQNAPIANPVCVVRPTATAEVSAVLRYATRERVAVVPFGAGSGVCGAVLAPEHSIVVDLGAMRTLKHIDGTALLATVEPGLLGSEFEQSLNDAGYSMGHFPQSIALSSVGGWVATRAAGQFSTKYGNIEDMLVAFEAVLPDGEVVRTRAVPRTAGGQDLRHLFLGAEGTTGILTELTYEIHPLAPSTEKVAIAFPSMSVGLEALRRVMRSGWRPAVLRLYDEIEAGRSFAGAANDGESLLLVLTEGPPELTRVELDGAIRVAGDVGGRVVGAAPVDSWLHHRNAVPGFEYFLNQGMVVDTIEVASTWDRIDRLYAGVLAGMRAVPGILVASGHSSHSYATGTNIYFTFAGRPDRPEDLEDLYFRIWNAAMEATLAAGGTISHHHGIGRVRREWLPRELGSAYPLLTKIRQALDPLGIMNPGALLPDPTSRRA